Genomic window (Streptomyces yatensis):
CCGCCGCTGCTCGGCGTCCCGCCCGCCGCTGATGATGTGCACGGCGACCCGCCCGCCGGAGAACTGGTCGAGGGTGGCGAACGTACGGGCGGCCAGGGTGGGGGCCACGAAGCCGGGCCGATGGGCCACCAGCAGCCCGAGCCGTTCGGTGCGCGCGGCGACATACGCGGCCACCTGGGCGCCGTCGGGGGTGGCGGAGCCGTAGCCGATCAGCACCCGGTCGAAGCCCGCGTCCTCATGGGCGCGGGCGAACCGCAGGGTGTACTCGGCGTCCACGACGGGGCCGCGGGCCGGGTGGATCTCGGACACCTCATGGGTGCCGATCATTCCGATGAACTCGACGGACATCGTCAGCCTTTCTCCGAGGGGCGGGAAGTGGCCGGGGGAATGGTCACCGCCCGGCTTCCTTGTCTGTTTCTCCGGCGGCCGCCACCAGCTCCGGCGGCCCTGGCGCGGTGGCCGGGGGAGTCGCCCCGGCCACCAGCTCACGCCACTGGGGCACCCGGTGGCAGGCGGCGGTGCGCCCCGGGCCCACCGGGGCCGGCGCGGGCGCGGTGCGGCAGGAGCCGGTGACGAACGGGCAGCGGTGGCCGAAGACACAGCCCTCCCGCGCCGTCCAGGAGGGCGGTTCGGCCGACGGGCGCAGCGCCGTCGCGCCCGGCCCGCCCCCGCCCCGTACGCTCGGCGCGGAGGCGATGAGCAGCGCGGTGTACGGATGCAGCGGCCGGCCGAACACCTCCCGTACGGGCCCCTGCTCCACCACCCGGCCGCGGTAGAGCACCGCCACCCGGTCGGCGATGCCCGCCAGCGAGCTGAGGTCGTGCGAGATGACGACGACGGCCATCCCGCGCTCGGTGCGCAGCCGGTCCAGCAGCCGCAGCACCCGGTTGCGGTTGGAGGCGTCCAGGGCGCTCACCGGCTCATCGGCGATCAGCAGCCGGGGCCGGATGACGATCGCCCGCGCGAGCAGCACCCGCTGGCGCTGACCGCCGGAGATCGCGCCGGGCAGCCGATCGCCGAGGCGTGCCGCGTCCAGGCCCACCGTCTCCAGCGCCCCGTCCACCTGTGCGGCGATCTCCGTGTCGCCGAGAT
Coding sequences:
- a CDS encoding ABC transporter ATP-binding protein, with protein sequence MSGLLEISGLTVAFGRRDARPVLDGVELSVAEGEIVGVIGETGSGKTTLARTAVGLVPPRSGRVVFDGREISGLRGRALRAFRRSGRLSYAFQDPLRALDPELTVRRAVAEPLAVAGDLGDTEIAAQVDGALETVGLDAARLGDRLPGAISGGQRQRVLLARAIVIRPRLLIADEPVSALDASNRNRVLRLLDRLRTERGMAVVVISHDLSSLAGIADRVAVLYRGRVVEQGPVREVFGRPLHPYTALLIASAPSVRGGGGPGATALRPSAEPPSWTAREGCVFGHRCPFVTGSCRTAPAPAPVGPGRTAACHRVPQWRELVAGATPPATAPGPPELVAAAGETDKEAGR